A genomic stretch from Petrimonas mucosa includes:
- the dnaK gene encoding molecular chaperone DnaK, with protein sequence MGKIIGIDLGTTNSCVSVMEGNEPVVIPNNEGKRTTPSVVAFVENGERKVGDPAKRQAITNPKHTVYSIKTFMGETFDQVQKEIGRIPYKVVRGDNNTPRVDINGHLYSPQEISAIVLQKMKQTAEDYLGQTVSEAVITVPAYFSDAQRQATKEAGEIAGLTVRRIVNEPTAAALAYGLDKQHKDSKIAVFDLGGGTFDISILELGDGVFEVKSTNGDTHLGGDDFDHRIINWLADEFQNEEGVDLRKDPMALQRLKEAAEKAKIELSSTTSTEINLPYIMPVNGIPKHLVKTLTRAKFEQLIDDLLQKCVTPCQTAMRDAGLTNSDIDEVILVGGSTRIPAVQALVERLFGKTPHKGVNPDEVVAIGAAIQGAVLTGEVKDVLLLDVTPLSLGIETLGGVMTKLIEANTTIPTKKSEIFSTAADNQPSVQINVLQGERPMARDNKQIGVFNLDGIPPAPRGVPQIEVTFDIDANGILNVSAKDKATGKEQKIRIEASSGLSEEEIKRMKEEAALNAEADRKEKERIDKLNQADSTIFQTEKQLKEFGDKIPADKKAPIENALNKLKEAHKAQNIADIDACMAELNTAFQAASQEMYNAANAQAGGQQAGPQDFGGQQPGGNQSGNQQGDVTDVDFEEVK encoded by the coding sequence ATGGGAAAAATAATAGGAATAGACTTAGGGACCACAAACTCTTGCGTTTCGGTTATGGAAGGTAACGAGCCTGTTGTAATCCCTAATAACGAAGGGAAACGTACCACACCGTCAGTTGTGGCTTTTGTCGAAAACGGAGAGCGAAAAGTGGGTGACCCGGCAAAGCGTCAGGCAATAACCAACCCCAAACACACCGTATACTCCATAAAAACATTTATGGGTGAAACGTTCGATCAGGTGCAGAAAGAGATTGGACGGATCCCTTACAAAGTGGTTAGGGGCGACAACAATACCCCGCGTGTAGACATCAACGGGCATCTCTATTCTCCACAGGAGATTTCAGCAATCGTGCTTCAGAAGATGAAACAGACCGCCGAGGATTATCTCGGTCAAACCGTCTCGGAGGCTGTCATCACTGTACCAGCCTATTTTAGCGATGCTCAGCGGCAGGCTACCAAAGAGGCAGGAGAGATTGCCGGATTGACGGTACGCCGCATTGTCAATGAACCGACGGCAGCCGCCTTGGCATATGGTCTGGACAAACAGCACAAGGATTCCAAGATTGCCGTGTTCGACCTGGGTGGCGGTACTTTTGATATTTCGATACTGGAGTTGGGAGATGGCGTCTTTGAGGTGAAATCGACCAACGGAGATACCCACTTGGGAGGTGATGATTTCGACCACCGGATCATCAATTGGCTTGCCGATGAGTTCCAGAACGAGGAAGGCGTAGACCTGCGCAAGGATCCGATGGCACTGCAGCGGCTGAAAGAGGCTGCAGAGAAGGCCAAGATCGAACTCTCCAGCACCACCAGCACCGAGATCAACCTGCCCTACATCATGCCGGTAAACGGAATTCCCAAACACTTGGTGAAAACCCTTACCCGCGCCAAGTTCGAGCAACTGATCGACGACCTGTTGCAGAAGTGCGTGACTCCTTGCCAGACGGCAATGAGAGATGCAGGATTGACAAATTCAGATATCGACGAGGTGATACTTGTGGGAGGATCGACCCGTATTCCGGCTGTTCAGGCCTTGGTTGAAAGACTCTTTGGAAAGACACCCCACAAGGGGGTCAATCCCGACGAGGTGGTAGCCATTGGTGCAGCCATACAGGGTGCCGTTCTTACCGGAGAGGTGAAAGATGTATTGCTGCTGGATGTCACTCCGTTGTCACTGGGTATTGAAACCTTGGGTGGCGTAATGACGAAACTTATCGAAGCCAACACCACCATTCCGACCAAAAAATCTGAAATATTCTCTACAGCTGCCGACAATCAACCTTCGGTACAGATTAACGTACTGCAGGGAGAACGTCCAATGGCCCGAGACAACAAGCAGATCGGGGTATTTAACCTCGACGGGATTCCACCAGCACCTCGCGGTGTTCCACAGATTGAGGTGACGTTCGATATTGACGCCAACGGCATTCTGAATGTTTCAGCAAAGGACAAGGCTACGGGTAAAGAGCAGAAAATCCGCATTGAAGCTTCGTCAGGATTGAGCGAAGAGGAGATCAAGCGCATGAAAGAGGAAGCAGCCCTCAATGCTGAAGCCGACCGGAAGGAAAAAGAGCGTATCGACAAATTGAACCAGGCCGATTCAACCATTTTCCAGACCGAAAAACAGCTGAAAGAGTTCGGCGACAAGATTCCGGCCGACAAAAAAGCACCTATCGAAAATGCATTGAACAAACTGAAAGAGGCTCACAAAGCTCAGAATATTGCCGATATCGACGCATGTATGGCTGAACTGAATACGGCGTTCCAGGCTGCCTCACAGGAGATGTACAATGCAGCCAACGCCCAGGCGGGTGGTCAACAGGCCGGTCCGCAGGATTTCGGTGGCCAGCAGCCAGGAGGAAACCAAAGCGGAAACCAGCAGGGCGACGTCACCGACGTCGACTTCGAAGAGGTGAAGTAA
- the porE gene encoding PorE family type IX secretion system protein: protein MTRRAYFLPIVAVVLLASCRQARLGDARSQYLRGEYFAASETYRRVYRDIRPDQRAMRGVVAYEMAEACRRLNLVSRAANAYANAIRYNYPDTVLYLRYAQTLHKLGKYRQAQQAYENFLKLDSGNILGVNGLLGVQQAMERKHSTSRYVVKRMEIFNSNRGEFSPAFAKRDAVLYITSSRNEARGDSLSNITGMKYNDIFIAARNDKGEWQRPAIMDSEINTPFDEGTPSVSADDNYLFYTYSPVDYQVASLPRIYYAQRKGGSWSAGKELKMSEGDTLSLFAHPSVSPSGSYLYFVSDMPGGYGGKDIWRARLEGTKVLSTENLGPEINTPGDEMFPYIRDDSTLYFSSDGHPGLGGLDLYEARLVSARKRWVVRHMDSPINSSMDDFGIAFEKGRERGFFSSNRDDARGRDHIFSFEYREPEVFVEGSVMDQERRGIRKVMVSVVGDNGFRHEYTTGEEGTFRFRAERGVNYLLLASNEGFLNGKKRLKTSAEERDTVYFVNFEMIPYNIPVILENIFFDFDKAELRPESREELDRLVEILNDNPAVTIELSAHTDRKGDETYNENLSLRRASSVMRYLIDNGVDPLRLSAAGYGKKVPQTVTAAIADKYGFLKEGDRLDETFIERLTPEQQEIADQLNRRTEFRVTGSSLGIF, encoded by the coding sequence ATGACCCGGAGAGCATACTTTTTACCGATAGTGGCAGTGGTGTTGCTGGCTTCCTGCCGGCAGGCGCGACTTGGCGATGCCCGTTCGCAATACCTCAGGGGTGAGTATTTCGCTGCCTCCGAAACCTATAGGAGAGTATACAGGGATATTAGGCCCGACCAGCGTGCGATGCGGGGAGTGGTTGCCTATGAGATGGCCGAAGCCTGTCGCCGGCTGAATCTGGTCAGTCGGGCAGCAAACGCATATGCCAATGCCATCCGGTACAACTATCCCGATACGGTGCTCTATTTGCGGTATGCGCAGACATTGCACAAACTGGGAAAATATCGGCAAGCGCAGCAGGCATATGAAAATTTTCTGAAGCTGGATTCTGGAAATATATTGGGAGTAAACGGTTTGCTGGGGGTGCAGCAGGCGATGGAACGGAAGCACTCCACCTCGAGGTATGTGGTGAAACGGATGGAGATCTTCAACTCTAACCGCGGGGAGTTCAGCCCTGCATTTGCGAAGCGCGATGCGGTGCTCTATATCACCTCGTCGCGCAATGAAGCCCGGGGTGACTCGCTCAGCAACATTACGGGAATGAAATACAACGATATCTTTATTGCTGCCAGAAATGACAAGGGTGAATGGCAAAGGCCGGCAATCATGGACTCTGAGATCAATACCCCGTTTGATGAAGGTACTCCGTCGGTGTCGGCAGACGACAACTACCTCTTTTATACCTATTCACCCGTAGATTATCAGGTGGCATCACTTCCCAGAATCTATTATGCCCAACGTAAAGGCGGTAGTTGGAGCGCCGGAAAAGAATTGAAAATGAGCGAAGGCGATACGCTCTCGCTCTTTGCACATCCGTCGGTTTCCCCGTCGGGCAGTTACCTCTATTTTGTCTCCGACATGCCGGGGGGGTATGGAGGCAAAGATATCTGGCGTGCCCGGCTTGAGGGGACCAAAGTCCTTTCTACCGAAAATCTGGGACCGGAGATAAATACACCGGGTGATGAGATGTTCCCCTACATCAGGGATGACTCCACACTCTACTTCTCTTCCGACGGACATCCGGGGCTGGGTGGTCTGGACTTGTACGAGGCCAGGTTGGTGTCTGCCCGCAAACGATGGGTGGTCAGGCATATGGATTCACCAATCAATTCATCCATGGACGATTTCGGTATTGCCTTCGAGAAGGGGAGAGAGCGCGGATTCTTCAGCTCCAACCGTGACGATGCAAGGGGACGCGACCATATCTTTTCGTTCGAGTACAGGGAGCCGGAAGTCTTTGTGGAGGGATCGGTCATGGACCAGGAGAGAAGGGGGATCCGCAAAGTGATGGTGTCGGTTGTTGGCGATAACGGTTTTCGGCATGAATATACCACCGGGGAAGAGGGCACTTTTAGGTTCCGGGCGGAGAGAGGGGTGAACTATCTTCTCCTGGCCAGCAATGAGGGGTTTCTCAACGGTAAGAAAAGGTTGAAGACCTCTGCAGAAGAGAGAGATACGGTTTATTTTGTTAATTTTGAGATGATCCCGTACAATATACCGGTAATTCTCGAAAATATCTTTTTTGATTTTGACAAGGCTGAGTTGCGGCCGGAGTCGAGGGAGGAACTCGACAGGCTTGTGGAGATATTGAATGACAATCCGGCAGTGACCATCGAACTTTCGGCACATACCGACAGGAAGGGTGATGAAACGTACAACGAGAACCTGTCGCTCCGTCGTGCCAGTTCAGTGATGCGCTACCTTATCGACAACGGAGTGGATCCGCTACGATTATCGGCTGCAGGTTACGGAAAAAAAGTACCCCAGACGGTTACGGCAGCCATTGCGGATAAATATGGCTTTCTGAAGGAGGGAGACCGGCTGGATGAAACCTTTATCGAGAGGTTGACACCTGAGCAGCAGGAGATAGCAGACCAGCTCAACCGGCGGACGGAATTTCGCGTAACCGGCTCATCTTTAGGGATTTTCTGA
- a CDS encoding SMUG2 DNA glycosylase family protein produces MTTFAEKVIAFNRRLRYTGELPDGFQVINPFLDNPETLTVMATFYRKYYNDDGKRRFLAGINPGRLGAGVTGIPFTDTKRLESACGIVMQSAHTHEISSLFVYDMIEAYGGPARFYSDFYINSPFPLAIIRKTPAGGWLNANYYDDPALFEAVKGFMVQSLKQHIELGLDTSEVFVLGKKNAEYIGRLNAEERLFGKLTVLEHPRYIQQYRSRERKAYIDKYLRAFHGE; encoded by the coding sequence ATGACAACATTTGCAGAGAAAGTAATTGCATTCAACCGCCGGTTGAGATACACCGGTGAACTGCCGGATGGGTTTCAGGTAATCAATCCGTTTTTAGATAATCCGGAAACGTTGACGGTAATGGCCACCTTCTACCGAAAGTATTACAACGATGACGGTAAAAGGAGATTTCTGGCAGGAATAAATCCGGGCAGACTCGGTGCAGGGGTAACGGGTATCCCGTTTACCGATACTAAGCGGCTGGAGAGTGCCTGTGGTATCGTCATGCAATCTGCCCATACTCACGAGATCTCCTCGCTCTTTGTCTATGATATGATCGAAGCCTATGGCGGACCTGCCCGCTTCTATTCCGATTTTTATATCAACTCTCCGTTTCCTCTGGCAATCATTCGGAAGACTCCAGCTGGTGGCTGGCTCAATGCGAACTATTACGATGATCCGGCGCTCTTTGAGGCGGTGAAGGGTTTTATGGTCCAGTCGCTGAAACAACACATCGAGTTGGGATTAGATACTTCGGAGGTGTTTGTGCTGGGTAAGAAAAATGCCGAGTATATTGGCAGACTAAACGCAGAAGAGAGGCTGTTCGGCAAGCTGACGGTCCTGGAGCATCCCCGTTACATTCAGCAGTACAGGTCGAGAGAGAGGAAGGCTTATATCGACAAGTACCTGCGGGCATTTCATGGAGAGTGA
- a CDS encoding DUF4301 family protein, which yields MFTKEDLALLRKKNISQQQIEEQLNFFRNGFPFLKIVAPASVEKGILRITESEMEEYRRAWQGALEAGKSVTKFVPASGAASRMFKELYTFLNSSSDRPETHFVTTFFDNIGRFAFYDALNEACRKKTGKSVPELLGSGNYKQVVKILLLPEGLNYGNLPKGLLLFHSYKEGNRTPVGEQLTEGTYYAKERSGVVNVHFTVSEEHRELFELLVAARRLGYELKLGAKFKVSYSVQKSSTDTLAVDLENNPFRNEDGSLLFRPGGHGALIENLNEIDSDFIFIKNIDNVVPDRLKENEAFYKQLLGGVLVKIQQRAFGYLDELTSGACSGDRLQEILTFTENELCIAPNRSFADEGQLREYLIAKLDRPFRVCGMVKNVGEPGGGPFIVENPDGTASLQILESSQIDENDEKAVAAFRNGSHFNPVDLVCGVRCYKNNKFDLTRFVDKNTGFISQKSKNGKELKALELPGLWNGAMSDWNTVFVEVPLTTFNPVKTVNDLLRPEHQ from the coding sequence ATGTTTACAAAAGAGGATTTAGCGTTGTTGCGGAAGAAGAATATTTCACAACAGCAGATTGAGGAGCAGTTGAATTTTTTCAGAAATGGCTTCCCCTTTCTGAAAATTGTAGCGCCAGCATCGGTTGAGAAGGGGATTCTTCGCATAACGGAATCCGAGATGGAAGAATACCGGAGGGCATGGCAGGGTGCACTGGAGGCAGGAAAGAGCGTGACCAAGTTTGTGCCTGCATCGGGTGCGGCAAGTCGGATGTTCAAGGAGTTGTACACGTTTCTGAATTCAAGCAGCGATAGGCCGGAGACTCATTTCGTAACAACCTTCTTTGATAATATAGGCCGGTTTGCATTTTACGATGCGCTTAACGAGGCCTGCAGGAAAAAAACCGGAAAGAGTGTGCCGGAGCTTCTCGGTTCCGGCAACTATAAGCAGGTGGTGAAGATACTGCTCTTGCCGGAGGGTTTGAATTATGGCAACCTGCCAAAGGGGCTGTTGCTGTTCCATAGCTACAAGGAGGGAAACAGGACACCGGTGGGTGAACAGCTGACCGAGGGTACATACTATGCAAAAGAGAGGAGTGGAGTGGTGAATGTTCACTTTACAGTTTCGGAAGAACACCGGGAGCTGTTTGAATTGCTTGTTGCTGCGCGGCGATTGGGTTATGAACTGAAGTTGGGGGCAAAATTCAAGGTCTCATACAGCGTACAGAAGTCGAGTACCGATACCCTGGCCGTGGATCTGGAAAATAATCCCTTCCGTAATGAAGATGGATCGTTGCTTTTCCGTCCCGGCGGTCACGGCGCATTGATCGAGAACCTGAATGAGATCGATTCCGATTTCATTTTCATCAAGAATATAGATAACGTTGTTCCAGATCGCTTAAAGGAGAACGAAGCCTTTTACAAGCAGCTTTTGGGAGGCGTACTGGTGAAAATTCAGCAACGGGCATTTGGCTATCTCGATGAGCTGACGTCGGGAGCATGCAGCGGCGACAGGTTACAGGAGATATTGACCTTTACCGAGAATGAGCTTTGTATTGCCCCCAACAGGTCGTTTGCCGACGAGGGGCAGCTCAGGGAGTATCTGATAGCCAAACTCGACCGGCCGTTTCGCGTCTGCGGAATGGTCAAGAACGTGGGGGAACCGGGTGGCGGACCATTTATTGTCGAGAATCCCGACGGAACGGCATCGTTGCAGATACTGGAGAGTTCCCAGATCGATGAAAATGATGAGAAGGCGGTGGCAGCATTCCGGAACGGATCGCATTTCAATCCGGTGGATCTGGTCTGCGGCGTGAGATGTTACAAGAACAATAAATTTGATCTAACCCGATTTGTAGACAAGAATACCGGTTTTATCTCGCAAAAGTCCAAAAACGGAAAAGAGTTGAAAGCTCTGGAACTGCCCGGTTTATGGAATGGTGCCATGAGCGACTGGAATACCGTTTTTGTGGAGGTGCCCCTGACCACGTTCAATCCGGTAAAGACGGTGAATGATCTGCTGCGTCCGGAACATCAGTGA